The following are encoded together in the Brassica napus cultivar Da-Ae chromosome A9, Da-Ae, whole genome shotgun sequence genome:
- the LOC106359110 gene encoding uncharacterized protein LOC106359110, whose amino-acid sequence MEHIILVSGKWKVQKTKWLFEVDNERGSILVAVNEDTRLEDFVKIILEDYGVDFAENDVELRYLLPKQNQHKQSIDTPPVKIGNDRQFYAFLGLCKVENIRLCVEFKVNKIGGKAAVEDQKQLIQGDEPVCEDEEDTDEEGDRFDYCDDSDGTTSDDENFTTYGTPADHVEEVQGSSTNMISARVLKTQERESPMSISDLRSFKFVVGQSFDSKDALETRLKICSVVQRFDFDVDKSTRNLFRVKCWLEGCTWKLRASPVGESSKFTIRVYVEEHTCSITERSSRSRQATPEILGLLYKDYVGGVEPSILPRHVSSAMNLIFGTKMDYWKARRTLIAARDLVMGSSENGYQELPTYLHMIRMSNPGTLTRLEVDTENRFKYLFLAFGASITGFPYLRKVVVVDGTFLQGKYKGTLLIATSQDGNFQIFPIAFAVVDTENDESWTWFFRQLSRVIPDDEGLALISDRHKSIGKAIAVVYPLASRGICTYHLYKNILLRYRGRDLFGLVKKAANSFRVTDFQATFDTIKELNPDLHAYLERADVRKWARAHFRGDRYNLLTSNIAESINKALSGARSLPIVHLLESIRLMMTRWFATRKHDAELMKTILTRGVEKVLEGRMPIANLLKVQAIDIHQSQVTGVSSLHVVNLTEKKCSCRRFDLEKLPCAHAIAAAEARKISRISLCHHYYRKQYLYNAYFNVVMPKDDAVPIPEEVAKQICLPPDVRQPPGRPKKSRHKSILEKVADKKRPRKEHTCRICNQMGHNSKTCPLK is encoded by the exons ATGGAACACATAATTCTCGTTTCTGGAAAGTGGAAAGTTCAGAAAACTAAGTGGTTATTTGAAGTAGATAATGAGCGAGGAAGCATATTGGTTGCTGTGAATGAAGACACTCGACTTGAGGATTTTGTGAAAATCATACTTGAGGATTACGGAGTTGATTTTGCAGAAAACGACGTCGAACTGCGGTACCTTTTGCCCAAGCAGAATCAACACAAACAAAGCATCGATACACCACCTGTGAAAATAGGAAACGATAGGCAGTTTTATGCATTCTTGGGTCTCTGCAAAGTTGAGAACATTCGACTATGTGTAGAGTTTAAAGTTAACAAAATTGGTGGGAAAGCGGCTGTCGAAGATCAGAAACAACTCATACAAGGAGATGAGCCTGTgtgtgaagatgaagaagatacaGACGAGGAGGGTGATCGATTCGATTACTGTGATGATTCTGATGGAACAACATCTGATGATGAAAACTTTACTACATACGGGACTCCAGCAGACCATGTAGAAGAGGTCCAGGGATCTTCTACAAATATGATTTCTGCAAGAGTACTTAAGACACAAGAAAGAGAGTCTCCGATGAGTATATCTGATTTGCGGTCATTCAAATTTGTAGTGGGACAGAGTTTCGATTCCAAAGATGCATTGGAGACACGTCTGAAGATATGTTCAGTTGTCCAACGTTTCGATTTTGATGTGGATAAATCTACAAGAAATCTGTTTCGTGTAAAATGTTGGCTAGAAGGTTGTACGTGGAAGCTTAGAGCTTCACCAGTAGGTGAATCATCAAAGTTTACAATCCGAGTATATGTAGAGGAACATACCTGCTCCATAACAGAACGTTCATCTCGTTCCCGACAAGCTACTCCTGAAATTCTTGGACTCTTGTACAAAGACTATGTTGGTGGGGTTGAACCATCAATTTTGCCACGTCACGTTTCTAGTGCTATGAACCTGATCTTCGGAACAAAG ATGGATTATTGGAAAGCTCGTCGTACACTTATAGCTGCTAGAGATCTCGTAATGGGTTCTTCAgagaatggataccaagaattACCTACTTATCTGCACATGATTAGAATGTCAAATCCAGGGACTTTAACTCGACTGGAAGTTGATACAGAGAATAGATTTAAGTACTTATTCCTTGCATTCGGCGCTAGCATTACTGGCTTTCCATATTTGAGGAAGGTGGTGGTGGTTGATGGTACATTTTTACAAGGGAAATACAAAGGAACGCTTCTGATTGCAACATCACAGGATGGCAATTTTCAAATCTTTCCAATTGCATTTGCTGTGGTTGACACAGAGAATGATGAATCATGGACATGGTTTTTCCGCCAACTCAGCCGTGTGATACCCGATGATGAAGGATTGGCGTTAATCTCTGACAGGCACAAGTCAATAGGGAAAGCTATAGCAGTGGTCTATCCATTGGCAAGTAGGGGCATTTGCACGTACcacttatataaaaatatcttgTTACGATACAGAGGGCGTGATTTGTTTGGATTGGTAAAAAAAGCCGCCAACTCTTTTAGGGTAACTGACTTTCAAGCAACCTTCGACACAATCAAAGAGTTAAATCCAGATTTGCATGCATATTTGGAACGTGCTGATGTACGTAAGTGGGCACGAGCTCATTTCAGAGGTGACAGATATAACCTCCTTACAAGTAACATAGCTGAATCCATAAACAAAGCTTTGTCAGGTGCTAGAAGCTTGCCAATTGTTCACCTTCTAGAGTCAATCCGACTAATGATGACACGCTGGTTTGCAACAAGAAAACATGACGCTGAGTTGATGAAAACCATTCTTACTCGTGGTGTAGAGAAAGTGTTGGag GGCCGGATGCCTATTGCTAATCTACTAAAGGTTCAAGCAATAGACATTCATCAATCACAGGTGACAGGAGTCTCGTCTTTACATGTTGTAAATCTGACCGAGAAGAAATGTTCTTGCCGCCGATTTGATTTGGAGAAGCTACCATGtgctcatgctatagctgctgcgGAAGCTAGAAAGATATCACGTATATCACTTTGCCACCATTACTATCGGAAGCAGTACCTATACAATGCATATTTCAATGTTGTTATGCCCAAAGATGATGCTGTTCCAATTCCTGAAGAAGTTGCAAAGCAAATCTGTTTACCACCTGATGTCCGTCAACCACCAGGAAGaccaaaaaaatcaagacataaatctattttggagaaaGTTGCAGATAAGAAACGGCCAAGGAAGGAACACACATGTAGAATTTGTAACCAGATGGGAcataattctaaaacatgtcCTCTTAAGTGA
- the LOC125577791 gene encoding uncharacterized protein LOC125577791 has protein sequence MVEKPIEDRYPQWEDNKLHTELDNLIQDILKGQLDEKYWEVMPATKSTKRKSHVNPPCVLDTMDVGPSTKRKKDTEHVNGCHTSETVVAHNIAILGLVESVKNLTAKIDGIDVFVADKVSEKLDATIQAKVDAKVGLYKDEVMMKIAMLVEDVKNLKEKAGVNIPIDVANSNDHNSIVPEEDDASSNELSWMLQKKINSQDGLPIECVVKKEKKKTMVKQERKTTDVKNKGKKAEVPVKKVKKEKAFVIPKLNDKSISSGDWKNHLEWEKSDKCRQVMQELASTLEKVKLKRKPHLTKTQVWPFVGNSTVKRIITGVTPSTVSYDPFAKVESQKLVKVMDFIKRDL, from the exons ATGGTTGAAAAGCCAATAGAGGATAGATATCCGCAGTGGGAAGATAATAAATTACATACTGAGCTGGATAACTTGATTCAGGACATCCTCAAAGGTCAGCTTGATGAAAAGTATTGGGAAGTAATGCCTGCTACGAAATCGACAAAGAGAAAAAGTCACGTGAACCCACCTTGTGTTCTAGATACCATGGATGTGGGTCCTTCTACTAAGCGAAAGAAGGACACAGAACATGTCAATGGTTGCCACACATCAGAAACG GTTGTAGCTCACAACATCGCCATACTTGGGTTGGTTGAGTCGGTGAAGAACCTGACTGCAAAAATCGATGGAATAGATGTTTTTGTAGCTGACAAGGTTAGCGAGAAACTGGACGCAACCATACAAGCTAAAGTGGATGCTAAGGTGGGTTTATATAAGGATGAGGTAATGATGAAGATTGCCATGTTGGTGGAAGACGTAAAGAATCTTAAAGAGAAGGCTGGTGTCAACATTCCTATCGATGTAGCTAACTCCAATGATCACAACTCCATTGTGCCAGAAGAGGATGATGCTTCTAGCAATGAGTTG TCATGGATGCTTCAGAAGAAGATAAATTCACAAGATGGTTTACCAATCGAATGTGTTgttaaaaaggagaaaaagaagaCGATGGTGAAGCAGGAGCGTAAGACCACTGATGTGAAAAataaagggaagaaagctgaaGTGCCAGTGAAGaaagtgaagaaggagaaagcATTTGTCATCCCAAAACTAAATGACAAATCTATTTCTTCAGGAGATTGGAAGAATCATTTGGAGTGGGAAAAGAGTGATAAGTGTAGACAAGTGATGCAAGAACTTGCTTCAACTTTGGAGAAGGTAAAGCTCAAACGAAAACCCCACTTGACAAAGACTCAAGTATGGCCGTTTGTAGGGAACTCAACTGTCAAGCGTATAATCACTGGCGTCACTCCATCTACGGTGTCGTACGACCCATTTGCTAAAGTTGAGTCACAGAAATTGGTGAAAGTTATGGACTTTATTAAGCGAGATTTGTAA